A genomic stretch from Kogia breviceps isolate mKogBre1 chromosome 1, mKogBre1 haplotype 1, whole genome shotgun sequence includes:
- the LOC131754619 gene encoding ATP-binding cassette sub-family C member 6-like — translation MRVCTVTAAQNGGNRVRGRLVQSAPASCDFGGASGWKPLGPKDLWSLGRENSSEELVSQLEKEWTRNRSAAQRHTKATTFKRKGNHGAETPETETLLQQQGGKRGPLLRAIWQVGRSTFLLGTLSLIISDVFRFTVPKLLSLFLEFIGDPKTPAWKGCLLAMLMFLSACLQTLFEQQHMYRLKVLQMRLRMAIMGLVYRKVLALSSSSRKASAVGDVVNLVSVDVQRLTESITYLNGL, via the exons ATGCGCGTGTGCACAGTCACCGCTGCCCAGAACGGCGGAAACCGTGTGCGTGGGCGGTTGGTCCAGTCGGCGCCGGCCTCCTGCGAT TTTGGAGGGGCCAGTGGATGGAAGCCGCTGGGACCAAAAGACCTCTGGTCGCTTGGGAGAGAAAACTCCTCAGAAGAACTTGTTTCCCAGCTTGAAAAGGAATGGACAAGGAACCGCAGCGCAGCCCAGCG GCACACCAAGGCGACaacatttaaaaggaaaggaaaccacgGTGCGGAGACCCCAGAGACGGAGACCCTCCTGCAGCAACAAGGGGGCAAGAGGGGCCCACTGCTGAGGGCCATCTGGCAGGTGGGCCGCTCCACCTTCCTCCTggggaccctcagcctcatcatcAGTGACGTCTTCAGGTTCACGGTGCCCAAGCTCCTCAG CCTCTTCCTGGAGTTTATTGGTGACCCCAAGACCCCGGCCTGGAAGGGCTGTCTTCTCGCCATGCTGATGttcctctctgcctgcctgcaAACACTGTTCGAGCAGCAGCACATGTACAGACTCAAGGTGCTACAGATGAGGCTGCGAATGGCCATCATGGGCCTGGTGTACAGAAAG GTCCTGGCTCTGTCCAGCAGCTCCAGAAAGGCCAGCGCAGTGGGGGACGTGGTCAACCTGGTGTCTGTGGATGTGCAGCGGCTGACTGAGAGCATCACCTACCTCAACGGGCTGTAG